From Aspergillus fumigatus Af293 chromosome 3, whole genome shotgun sequence, a single genomic window includes:
- the treA gene encoding alpha,alpha-trehalase treA, translating to MLSQNLATWVSLLACLPAAIGLPNNNDRVARSLKRHGGHGHKQVDTNSSHVYKTRFPGVTWDDDHWLLSTTTLDQGHYQSRGSIANGYLGINVASVGPFFELDVPVSGDVINGWPLYSRRQTFATIAGFFDYQPTTNGSNFPWLNQYGGESVISGIPHWSGLILDLGDGNYLDATVDNKTITDFRSTYDFKSGVLSWSYTWTPKCNKGSFNITYRLFAHKLHVNQAVVDMEITPSQGSEATVVNVIDGFSAVRTDFVESGQDNGALFSAVRPWGISNVTAYVYTNLTASAGVDLTSRALVNDKPYVHSNESSIAQAVDVKFRANETVRITKFVGAASSDAFPNPQQTAKQAVSAAMGAGYMGSLQSHVEEWASILLDGSVDSFVDPATGKLPDDDHILNSQIIAVANTYYLLQNTVGKNAIKAVSGAPVNVDSISVGGLTSDSYAGLVFWDADVWMQPGLVASHPEAAQRVTNYRTKLYPQALENINTAFTSSKNRTTFSPSAAIYPWTSGRFGNCTGTGPCWDYQYHLNGDIGLSLMYQWIASGDTKTFREQHFPIYDSVATMYSNIVQRNGSSWTLTNMTDPDEYANHIDAGGFTMPLISETLSYANSFRKQFGLEQNETWTEISENVLLIREDGVTLEYTTMNGTAVVKQADIVLVTYPLVYDNNYTAQHALNDLDYYANQQSPDGPAMTWAIFAITANDVSPSGCSAYTYHQDSYDPYMRAPFYQLSEQMIDDAGINGGTHPAYPFLTGHGGANQVVLMGYLGLRLLPDDAIHIDPNLPPQVSNLKYRTFYWRGWPISSSSNRTHTTISRAANLAPLDTADSRFANASIPVLVGDPSNSTAYRLPVTAPLVVPNRQIGFNNTIPGNMVQCRPVYSPNDYAPGQFPIAAVDGATSTKWRPSTANMSSLTVALADVEINSKVSGFHFNWWQAPPVNATVIFHDEMLEDPVAAMSSSHGNSRYRVVTTLTNIEQSQPYDAQSTDNNEVVLNTGNTTDVSLSQTVHTSRYATLLISGNQAGGEEGATVAEWAILGESKGSSSGHGNNKRRLDVRAAAALSALNDRRYRQFNA from the exons ATGCTTTCCCAG AACCTGGCCACGTGGGTGTCACTGCTCGCGTGTCTCCCCGCAGCGATCGGCTTACCGAACAATAATGACCGGGTTGCGAGGAGCTTGAAGAGACACGGCGGCCATGGACACAAACAAGTCGACACAAATTCCTCGCATGTCTACAAGACTAGATTCCCTGGTGTGACCTGGGATGATGACCACTGGCTGCTCTCAACTACTACCCTGGATCAGGGCCACTACCAATCTCGCGGTTCCATTGCTAATGGTTACCTTGGTATCAACGTTGCGAGCGTTGGCCCATTTTTCGAACTGGACGTTCCGGTCAGCGGCGACGTGATTAACGGCTGGCCTCTGTATTCCCGACGACAGACCTTCGCGACTATTGCGGGGTTCTTTGATTATCAGCCCACGACAAATGGCTCTAACTTTCCTTGGCTCAATCAGTACGGAGGTGAGAGCGTGATCAGCGGGATCCCCCACTGGAGTGGGCTGATTCTCGACCTCGGCGATGGCAATTACCTCGATGCTACCGTGGACAACAAGACCATCACCGATTTCCGGTCCACATACGATTTCAAGTCCGGGGTGCTGTCTTGGTCGTACACATGGACTCCTAAATGTAACAAGGGCTCTTTCAACATTACGTACCGGCTGTTTGCTCACAAGCTGCATGTCAACCAAGCCGTGGTGGATATGGAGATCACCCCTTCCCAGGGGTCTGAGGCGACAGTGGTCAACGTCATTGATGGGTTCTCGGCTGTCCGTACCGATTTTGTGGAATCCGGCCAAGACAACGGAGCTCTCTTCTCGGCTGTGCGGCCCTGGGGAATCTCAAATGTCACGGCCTATGTCTACACGAATTTGACTGCCTCCGCTGGTGTGGACCTGACTTCCCGAGCTCTGGTCAACGACAAGCCCTATGTCCACAGCAATGAATCATCCATTGCGCAGGCTGTTGATGTCAAGTTCCGTGCGAATGAGACGGTCCGGATCACCAAGTTCGTTGGTGCTGCGTCGTCGGACGCCTTCCCTAACCCGCAACAGACGGCAAAGCAAGCCGTGTCTGCGGCAATGGGCGCTGGCTATATGGGGTCGTTGCAGTCGCACGTGGAAGAGTGGGCTAGCATTCTCCTGGACGGTTCGGTAGACAGCTTTGTCGACCCCGCCACCGGAAAATTGCCGGATGATGATCACATCCTCAACTCCCAGATCATTGCGGTCGCAAACACGTACTACCTCTTGCAGAACACCGTGGGcaagaatgccatcaaggCTGTGTCAGGAGCTCCTGTTAATGTCGACAGTATCTCCGTCGGTGGGTTGACCTCTGATTCGTATGCGGGTCTGGTTTTCTGGGATGCCGACGTCTGGATGCAGCCAGGTCTGGTGGCATCTCATCCCGAGGCAGCGCAGAGAGTGACCAATTACCGAACAAAGCTGTACCCACAGGCACTGGAGAATATCAACACTGCCTTTACAAGCTCCAAGAACCGgaccaccttctcccctTCGGCGGCCATCTATCCTTGGACAAGTGGTCGCTTCGGTAACTGCACCGGTACTGGTCCTTGCTGGGACTACCAGTATCACTTGAACGGCGATATCGGGCTTTCCTTGATGTATCAATGGATTGCGAGCGGCGACACAAAGACGTTCCGAGAGCAGCATTTTCCCATTTACGACTCCGTTGCCACCATGTATTCGAACATTGTTCAGCGCAATGGTTCGTCCTGGACGCTGACCAATATGACCGATCCG GATGAATATGCCAACCACATTGATGCCGGTGGCTTCACAATGCCTCTTATCTCCGAGACCCTGAGCTACGCCAATTCCTTCCGGAAGCAGTTTGGTCTTGAGCAGAATGAGACGTGGACGGAAATTTCTGAAAATGTCCTTCTCATCAGGGAGGACGGCGTGACGCTGGAATATACCACGATGAACGGTACCGCTGTGGTGAAGCAGGCTGATATAGTGCTTGTCACCTATCCTTTGGTCTATGACAACAATTATACAGCACAGCACGCGTTGAATGACCTTGATTAT TACGCCAACCAGCAGTCTCCTGACGGACCTGCTATGACGTGGGCTATATTTGCAATCACTGCAAATGATGTCTCACCATCCGGCTGCTCTGCCTATACCTACCATCAGGACTCTTACGACCCGTACATGAGAGCTCCGTTTTACCAACTGTCCGAACAGATGATCGATGACGCCGGTATCAACGGTGGCACTCACCCGGCTTATCCCTTTTTGACAGGACACGGTGGTGCCAACCAGGTCGTCCTCATGGGATACCTGGGCCTGAGACTGCTTCCCGATGATGCCATTCATATCGACCCTAACCTGCCCCCTCAGGTTTCCAACTTGAAGTACCGCACGTTCTATTGGCGCGGATGGCCCATTTCCTCGAGCTCCAACCGCACCCATACGACTATTAGCCGAGCGGCAAACCTTGCGCCTCTCGACACGGCAGACTCTCGCTTTGCCAACGCCTCCATTCCTGTCTTGGTTGGCGACCCCAGCAACTCGACTGCCTACCGGCTTCCAGTCACGGCCCCCCTGGTCGTTCCCAACAGACAGATCGGATTCAACAACACCATCCCTGGAAACATGGTGCAATGTCGCCCCGTGTACTCGCCCAATGATTATGCTCCCGGTCAGTTCCCCATTGCGGCCGTCGACGGTGCAACTTCTACCAAGTGGCGGCCTTCCACCGCCAACATGAGCTCGTTGACCGTGGCCCTGGCCGACGTCGAGATCAACTCCAAGGTCTCTGGCTTCCACTTTAATTGGTGGCAAGCCCCTCCCGTCAATGCCACCGTCATCTTCCACGACGAGATGCTTGAGGACCCAGTGGCTGCGATGTCTTCCTCCCACGGGAACTCCCGATACAGGGTCGTCACCACATTGACAAACATCGAACAATCTCAGCCTTATGACGCCCAGAGCACTGACAACAACGAAGTTGTCTTGAACACCGGTAATACGACCGATGTGAGTTTGTCACAAACTGTGCACACGTCTCGCTACGCCACTCTGTTGATTTCGGGTAATCAggccggcggcgaggaaGGTGCTACTGTTGCTGAGTGGGCTATCCTGGGTGAGAGCAAGGGATCGTCGAGTGGTCACGGCAACAACAAGAGAAGGCTGGACGTCagggctgctgctgctctgtCTGCTTTGAATGACCGTCGGTACCGACAGTTCAATGCTTGA